CCCGCTCGCCCGGAAGGCCGTTCTTGCGCCAATAGTTGGCGCCTCCCTCGGTATAAGTGATCAGGCCGTCCGCATGCCGGGTCATGAACCGTTTCGCCGCTTCCTTCACGGCCCGCGACCATGAGAGGCGATCCACCGCTTGGAAGTTATACCCGTGCCCCCACCAGATCCACCGCCGACAAAGCCCGCGCCGTCGCGCCCATAAATAGGGGATATTCAACCCCTGCAGCTCCTGGGGAGCGATGATAATATCCGATCCGGCGATCGCCTTGGTCAGGCCCGTAAGCCAGAGTCCGCCCTCCCTTCTCCCGATCGGATGCGAAGGAAGCGGCCGGTGTCGAAATTCGCCGCGGGGAGGTCCCGATTCGGCTGCGCTGAGCACGGTGATTCGGAACCCTTCCCGCTCGCCGCGCGCGCTCAGTTGCGAGAAAAACGGCACGCGGTAATGAGGAATTTCCCGTTGAATGATGGACACGGTCTGCATCAAGCCCCCATCCGGCCTCACTCGACGGGATCCCCGCAGCTTCCGGGATCATCCCCCGTCGGAAAATCGTCGGCACCACATCTCCAGCACCAGGGCTTTGTACGACGGAGGAACCACCGCCCCCAGCGCAAAAGGACCGTCGGACAATGTTCGCGCGGCCTCCGGCTTGAGCACGCCGGCCTGAACAAGATAGCCGTCGTGGAGAAGCGGGCCGTACTTGGCGAACAGGGCCCGGTGCCACTCGATGACCGGAGGATGGAACCCCCGCTTCCGGCGCCGGAGCACCCAGTCCGGCAAGATGCCCTTGAGGGCGGTCCTGAACCACGCTTTGGGCGGCAACTCATAATCGGTTTGTGCCTTGCGGAGTCCGATCACCGTTTCGACCAAGCGGTAATCGACGAGCGGGAGTCGGAGCTCGACCGAGGAGGCCATGCCGAGACGATCTCCCTGCGCCATGCCGTTTTCCAGAAGGTAGGTCGAACAGATCAACCGGGTCAGCAGGATGTCGGGACGCGGCCATGGTTGCGCGATCGTGAAGGGGTCGTACGGCGTTGCGGTTCCGAGCGACTCGACAAACGCGGGGGCATACCAATTTCGCATCTGGCGGCGCGCGATGCGGAAATCCGGCGTCAGGTCGTAGAAGACCGCTTGATCGCGGCGGCTGTCCCGGTCACGAAGGAAGGATTCCCACGACGTTCGCAGACCGCCCGCCGACGTGCCCCAATTCCACAACCCGCGCTTTGACCACGTCTGCGGAAGCCACTGCACCGAGAGATAGTCTTGGAATCTGCGTTGACCCATGGCCGGAACGGCGCCCTTGCGGAACGATTCTTTCGCCGCCTGAGCCGTCCAGGGATAGCCCCAGAACAGTTCGTCGCCTCCCTGCCCCTGGAGCATGACGGCTACCCCCGCCTGCCTCGCGGCGTTCATCACGGCGTAGTACCCGAAGCCGGAGAGGTCGGCGATCGGATCGTCACACCAATACACCAACTCCGGAAAGAACCGCACCATCCAGTCTTGGGTAATTTCAACTCCGTGAAACGGCAAGCCCAGGTGGTCCGCCAAGGCCTTCGCGTCGGCGCGCTCGTCGTGAAGGGGCTTTCCGGAATACCCGATGCTGAAGGCGTGCATTTGACCGGGGTATTTCTTCGCGGCGACGGCCGCGATCGCGCTGGAGTCCAACCCGCCGCTGAGCGCGACGCCGACCGGCACATCGGACCGCACGACGAGTTCGCCTACCGTTTCTAACTCGGCCCGGATCGCTTCGACCGGATCGCCGGAACGCGCCGCGATTTCGTCCATGCTCCAATACGCCGTCTCCTCGACCTTCCAAGGATCAAGGGCTACGGTCAACATATGGGCCGCCGGCAGTTTGCGGAGGTGTCGCAGAGCTGTCCGCGGTTCGGGGACGTAGTTAAAGTGGAAGAACAGATCGACGGCATGAGGGTCCAACTCAAACGGAAGCAATTTCGAGTTCAAAAGAGTCTTCAACTCGGAACCGAAGACCAGCATTTGGCGGTCGAGGAACAGGTACAGGGGTTTTTCCCCCATCCGGTCCCGGACGAGGATCAGGCGTCTTACTCGACCGTCCCACAAGGCGAACGAAAACATGCCCCGCAAGTGATGAACGCAGTCCCGGCCGTATTCCTCGTACAGGTGCACGATCACTTCGCAGTCGCTTCCCGTCGCGAACCGATGGCCTCGCGCCTGAAGCCGGGCGCGGAGCTCGACGTAATTGTAAATTTCTCCGTTGGCGATCACGGTCAGCGTCCCGTCTTCGTTGTGAAGCGGCTGCCATCCGCGGGCGACATCGATGATGCTCAAGCGGCGCATCGCAAGAGCGACGTGCTTATCGTAGTAGTGCCCCTCGCCGTCGGGCCCACGGTGCACCATGGCCTTGCTCATGAGCGAGACCCGTTCATAATGTTCCGGCCGGAGAGGGTCACGAGCAATCAACCCGGCTATGCCGCACATGACATTTTCCTCATGCTCAGGACAACGGCTCGATGCTTCCAAACATCCCTTGGATCTTTCTCTCTCCTCCTAAACGGGGAGAGAATGAGTTTGCCGCCGGACCCGGGGAAATCGGAGCCGGTCGAAGCCGGCCGCCGCCGGCCGGGCGCCCGACCCGGCCCGGGGCAACGCGGTCGCGCCTTTTTCCGTTTGCCTCAAGCTCATGGCAAAGATCGCGATATACCAATACAGCACTCCGGAGTACATGGCGGCGGAAAAAATAACGGTTTCACCCACATTCGAAAGGCTCATAAAAATTAAGACATACAGTTCCGCCCCGTATTGTCTCGCCGTGTCCCGCTTAAACAGCGCCCATAAGGCATAGCCGATAATCGCAACGTACAGGAAGGCGCCCAACGCGCCCGAATCAAGCAATGCCTGGATAAAACCGTCGTGGAGCGTCGGAGTGAATGATCGTTGATGTTGCGCATCCGTGCCGGGTGCCTTCATAACCTTCAGTCCCTGCGCTTCGTTGTCGAACGCATCCGCCCCGATTGTAAATCCGTAGCCTAAAAAAGGCCTGTTCCAGAACTTGGCAAGAGCGACATTCCATATGGTCACTCTTCCCGACAGATTTGTTATGGACTTTTCCCGCAAAATCTGTGATTCCTCTTTCGATGAAATACGAAGATCGGCCGCCGCCATCATCAACGGCAAGATCGCCGCGAAGATAATCGTAGCCGTCGTCCATGTCCGCTTATGCTTAAAATAGAAAGCGGCGGTGACGCACAACGCCACGACCGCGGCCACCCAAAAAGTCCTGGATCCGGTCAGATAGAGACATGGAAGAGAGACGAACAGCCCCGCAATACGAAGCGGCCAATTCCATCGGCCCAGCACGGATAAACCGAACAGGATGCCCGATGCCGCCCCCATCATGGCGGCTTTGCCGAACAGACCGTTGAATCGATATCCCTCCCGGGTTGATTCATAGACCCATTGAGGCCGATCATAGGCCAGGATCAAACTGGCCAGACAGACCGCTGTGAACACCAGCGCCGTCATCATCAGGGCCGCCTTATTTTTATGAATCTCCTTCCGCTGTGTCTCGATGTACGCGATGAAAAACAAGATCGTGGCGATCAGCGACGAGGTCTGAACAACGACATAGAGCGGCCTCCGTGAAACGACCGACGTCAGAAGCAAAAGCGCCAGATAGGCAAAGACCAGGGCATATCGCTTAGGGAGGTCCGCACTCCCCCATGTCATGAGCCAGTATAATCCGACCATCAATGCCGGTCCCTCGGAGATGCCGCGCAACACATAACTGTCTCCAAAAGGCAATACATCTTTTCCGACAAGAGCGATCACCAAGAGCGCAAAAACATATCCCATCTTTGAAGCGGCGCCCCCTATGTTCTTCCCCTCGGCTCATCCGGAGAGCAAAGAATGCGGCCGGCTGCTGTCCGAACCGCGAAATCGGGGGGCTCGGTGCCATAGATCGTGACATCCAGATCCGCGCCGGATGCCCGAGATCGGATCTCTCCAAAGAACGGAACCCGATCATGGGGAATCTTTCTCCGGATGACGGCCACGGTCGGTACATCGACCCGGATCAATCGACGGCGATGTTTCAGCAAGGACGCGCGCTCAAGTTTCGAACACGATCATCCCCTTTTCTTGTTATAAGACCGTTATGCGGATGTTAGCTTCAGGTTAATTTTTCCGGGGCGGAAAAGAAAAAATCATTTTGAGCGCATCCTGCCGGTCTTTGTGACCCCTCTTAGACGGACCAGCATCCGAGACAACGAACGATGGTGTAGGAATCCGAACCATCCCGTGAGGCCGGTGACGAAGAGCCACGCGGCGCCCGGGAGGGGGACCGAGGATACCGGGCTCACTTGGCCGCTCAGAACGATATCGACGCTGCCTCCGGTCGTCCCCGTGATCTCTCCGGAGAAAGAGGCGGGAACAGTGCCGGAGAGGCTCCCGCTAAAGAAACCGCCCGGTTGAAATTGAAAGGGATTGCTCGAACCGCCAAGAACATCGCCGCTGCCGGGAGCATCCGTCACCGATGGATCGGGAATTGAAATCGACGCCGGCGGATAGTAGGATGGGAGGAGATCCATGGCATGCGGTTTCGAAAATAACACATCGGCAAAGATCGGCCCGAAGTTTTCCTTTTCCCACCGGCCGACCGCGAATCCGTTGGACGAGAACGGGATATAAAACAGACCTTCGCTCATGCTTTCTTGTTTTCGGAGGAGCGGATCCATCAATTCCTGGGGGGTTTCAAGATCCCCGGCGACCGCGATCCATCCCCATCCGGACGGACTCGGGCGAACCACCTGGACGAGGGAGGCCTCGGCCATCTGGACCGACAGGATCGATAAAGCCGCCGCGCAGACCAGAAATTTGAGAGGCATACAACAGCGTTTCTTGGCGATGCGCATTTCTTACGAGAGATCGGTCAAAATCCGACCCGACCCTCCCCAACCCAACAAGGCCAGGGCCAAGATCCCCGTCGCAAAGAGTCCCAAGGCTGCGGGAAGAGGGACGGGAGCGACTTCCGTGGTGCCCTGCAGGTTCATCGTGAAGGAGGAAACATCCACATAAACATGTTGCCACGAAAGGCTGAATTGCCCGGTATTGGGATCGTAGGTGCCGGTCGCCAAACCGCCGATGTTCAAGGTCGCATTGATCACGGGTCCCGCAATTCCGGCAAACAGGGACGAGAGGTCCGCCGTCACCGTTGTTCCGGAGATCTGCGCGGACGGCGGAGCGTACAGTCCGCCGGAGGAAGCGGTGAAGATCGAGAAAGTGTGTCCGTCGATCGGAATCGGCGGAAAGATGTCCGGCGGAGGCTGGAATTGCCCCATCGCCAGCGTTCCGTTCTGTGTAAAGTTTCCGGAGAGAGAACCGAAGGCCCCTAAATTCAACGAGAGGCTCCCGCCGGTAATGTCCAACTGCGACACCGTATCCGCGTGAGCGGCGGCGCCGCAGAAATAAAAAAGAAGACCCACAAATGAAACGATCAGTATTTTTTGGAGTTTCATGATGTCTCCGGAGCAATTCCGCCCGGAGAATTTTTCCCCGGGCGGAATGCATTGTTTATCCAAATAGCCTTTGCCAACTCATGCCGACAAAGCCGACCAAACCCGTAGCGAACATCAACAGGGAGGTCGGAATCGGGACCGGCGCCGGCGCCATGCCGTCATAGGGATTCACGGCAAAGGTCAGCGTTATTCCCGCGTCTTGCAGAGGATTAAACCCGTTTCCGTTCAAATCCCACTCGATGGCCAGCGTGTTGTAATACGTATAAGCCACTTGTGGATTGACGGAATGAGACGGATCGATCGGATTCAAATAAACCTGATTGGCATAATCCGCCGGGTCGGAGATTGTGTAGATCGTACTCGTCTGGTCATTTCGCAACGCAAAATTCACCAAAGAACCGCCTGAAAACGTGTATTGCCCATACAGGGAAGCGGGACCATTGGGCGCCAGGGCGATCGGTGTAAACCCGCTGCCGTCTACAAACCCAAAGTCATACATCGGAACCGGCAGGGTGAGGTCAATATTAAACGTCGCATCCCCGCTGTTATGATCGGTCCCGTCGATCATCAGCACAAGACCCGGGTTGTTCACAACCAAGTCCGCCGACGCCTGACCCGGCGGGATGCCCCACAGGACGCCTACCAGCAAAGCCAGTAAAGCCATCTTGTTTTTCATTGTTAACCTCGATCAATGCTTTGAGCCTAAAGCCCCGCCGGGGATCTTGCGGTCCCCGGCAGGACGATGGCTGTTGTGAAATCCCTTTTACTGAGCGCAGGGATGCGCACCGGCCTTCCACTGCACCGGGCCCGCATCCGCATTCTTGAAGGTATACATGTCGGAGCCCGCGACCCAGAAGGCCCCGGCCGGCAGAAGCGCGACCGTGGCCGACGATGACGCGTTCGTGACAAAATCGGACATCAACGCGGTCTGATCCGCCGAGATGCCCGGGTCCGAGTAGTTCCTTACGTTCAAGCGTTCCCCGGCCCAGTAGAGGTACATACCGCAACGGACGTTCATCTTATGATCGGGCAGGGAAGCGTCGTTTGCAAAAAGGCCGTCGAGTTTGATCGGGTACGCAGGAGCCGTAACCACGCTCACGTCGGCATCTACGTAGCCGATGCCCCTCGGATGAGCCGGCCGGCCCAAGCCCGCGTTTCCTCTCATGCAGTCCTGGACATCCTGAGTGCTTTGTCCGAAGTAGACTCCATCGGCCGCGAGGGTCAGATTCGTCGACCCGCTTGGGGTCTCGGTGGCGTCTTTCATGACGGTTTGATCAAGCGCCGCCTTGGAACCGGATCCCGCCGCGCGAAGACAGAGGGTGATCGGCGAGGTCGCATCCGGAGTGCCGGGCGTGGTCACGTCCGTCACCAGACCGACTTGAGACCAGTCGGTGACGTTCCGGCTGAAGATCGCCTCGATTTCGGTACGGTTCAAGCCCGTCACGGGCACCAGAACTCCGCCGACGTTTTTCTTGACATGCTCTCCCACGATGAACTGCCACGGCACGATCGCCGCCTGGTTGCTGG
This Nitrospiria bacterium DNA region includes the following protein-coding sequences:
- a CDS encoding O-antigen ligase family protein; its protein translation is MGYVFALLVIALVGKDVLPFGDSYVLRGISEGPALMVGLYWLMTWGSADLPKRYALVFAYLALLLLTSVVSRRPLYVVVQTSSLIATILFFIAYIETQRKEIHKNKAALMMTALVFTAVCLASLILAYDRPQWVYESTREGYRFNGLFGKAAMMGAASGILFGLSVLGRWNWPLRIAGLFVSLPCLYLTGSRTFWVAAVVALCVTAAFYFKHKRTWTTATIIFAAILPLMMAAADLRISSKEESQILREKSITNLSGRVTIWNVALAKFWNRPFLGYGFTIGADAFDNEAQGLKVMKAPGTDAQHQRSFTPTLHDGFIQALLDSGALGAFLYVAIIGYALWALFKRDTARQYGAELYVLIFMSLSNVGETVIFSAAMYSGVLYWYIAIFAMSLRQTEKGATALPRAGSGARPAAAGFDRLRFPRVRRQTHSLPV
- the asnB gene encoding asparagine synthase (glutamine-hydrolyzing) codes for the protein MCGIAGLIARDPLRPEHYERVSLMSKAMVHRGPDGEGHYYDKHVALAMRRLSIIDVARGWQPLHNEDGTLTVIANGEIYNYVELRARLQARGHRFATGSDCEVIVHLYEEYGRDCVHHLRGMFSFALWDGRVRRLILVRDRMGEKPLYLFLDRQMLVFGSELKTLLNSKLLPFELDPHAVDLFFHFNYVPEPRTALRHLRKLPAAHMLTVALDPWKVEETAYWSMDEIAARSGDPVEAIRAELETVGELVVRSDVPVGVALSGGLDSSAIAAVAAKKYPGQMHAFSIGYSGKPLHDERADAKALADHLGLPFHGVEITQDWMVRFFPELVYWCDDPIADLSGFGYYAVMNAARQAGVAVMLQGQGGDELFWGYPWTAQAAKESFRKGAVPAMGQRRFQDYLSVQWLPQTWSKRGLWNWGTSAGGLRTSWESFLRDRDSRRDQAVFYDLTPDFRIARRQMRNWYAPAFVESLGTATPYDPFTIAQPWPRPDILLTRLICSTYLLENGMAQGDRLGMASSVELRLPLVDYRLVETVIGLRKAQTDYELPPKAWFRTALKGILPDWVLRRRKRGFHPPVIEWHRALFAKYGPLLHDGYLVQAGVLKPEAARTLSDGPFALGAVVPPSYKALVLEMWCRRFSDGG